AGGGCAGTTCGTCCCGGAGCAGGTCGCACTCCCAGCGGCCCACCGCCTCGGCCAGCCGCCGGTCGGCCACGGGGCCGGTCTGCGCCGCCCACGCCGCGAGCCACGGGGTGAGCGCGCCGGACGCCTCGGCGCAGCAGGCGAGGACCTCGTGCGCGGGGACGGCGGCGCGCGGGTCCGTGAGCGTGTGCGCCCACCAGGCGCACAGGAACTCCCGTACCGCCGCGGCCTGCCCGTCCGGCCACGCCCGCCACCGCCCCCGGGCGAATGCCCGGCCGACCTCCTCCATGCCGAAGAGCGGCTCGACCCGCCCGGCGACCAGCTCCCCGGCGAGCTGCGGCAGGATCCGCCGCAGCACCTCCGCGGGAAACCCCCAGTCGACCGCCTGCCAGGTACGCCGCAGCAGATCGGGCTCCAGCGCCAGGTCCGCCACCTTCAGCCGCGCCAGCTCCTCCGCGCCGCCCCAGTGACACTCACAGTTGTCCTCGTCGGGATGGGCGACCATCCCACGGAAGGTGCCGGCCAGCCGCTCCAGCGCGGCATCCAGCCGCGGCGACGGACGGGGATCGATGACATCGGCTACATCGGCGCTCACCGTGAACCGGCTTTCATGACTCCGCACACCGGCTCCCACCGGGCGAAGAGAGCGACCTTACCGGAGGGGGCGGGGGTTCGGTACCGCACATCGCAACGGGCCGGCCCAGGGAGCGGCTCGGGCCCGCCCGGCAGGTTTTCCACAGGGATCACCACGCACGGCGACCCGCCCGTACTCTGAGAGTCACGAGATGGACAGAGAGGGGCAAGGCTGTGACGTCAGATGCCACTCCCGACCCGTTCGCCGAGCCGGTGGTCTTCGGGCAGCGTATGCAGATCCTGCGGACCCGGAGAGGGATGAGCCGCACTGTCCTGGCCGGCCTGCTGGGGAAGTCGCCGAGTTGGGTCAAGCAGGTCGAGGGCGGACGGCTGCAGATGCCCAAGCTGCCCACGATCTTGCGCATCGCGGAGGCTCTCCGCGTAGGGGACCTGGCCGACCTCACGGGTGACCAGTCGATGTCGGTCGGCCTCTTCGCGGGTCCGGGGCATGCCCGGCTGCCGCAGGTACGTGCTGCCCTCGATGCCTTTCCGCTGACCGCACGGGAGGAGGCGCCGACTCCCCGTCACCTTCGGGAACGCCTCACCCGTGCCTGGCGCGCCCGGCACTCCTCCCCGAATCACCGGGAGGTCATCGGCGCACTTCTGCCGTCTCTCCTCCGGGACGCACAACTCGCCGTGCTGCAAGCGGACTCCGCGCGGGAGCGGCGGGCGGCACAAGGGCTGCTCTCGGAGGCGTACAGCCTCAGCCAGTTCTTCCTCGCGTACCAGCCGGACGCCTCCTTGCTCTGGCGAGTGGTGGAGCGCGGAATGATCGCCGCCCAGGAATCGGAGGACCCGCACGTCATCGGGATGGCTGCCTGGCTGGCGACACAGGCGCACCGCGACAGCGGGCATGGGCACTTCGAGGCTGCGGATGCCGTGAACCTGGAGGCCCTCCGCTATCTCGAAGCCTTCCTGCCCGAGGCGAGCGACGACGTCCTCGCCATCGCCGGGGCGCTGCAGTTCGAAGGGGGGTACACCGCGGCGCGCCGGGGCGAAACCGGTACCGCCTGGCGGTACTGGGATACGGCCCGCGCCGTGGCGGAGCGGCTCCCCGCCGACTACTACCACCCCATGACCTCGTTCTCCCGAGCCGTCATAGGAGCCCACGCGGTCACGGTCGCGGTCGAGCTGCATGCGGGAGCGGAGAGCGTACGGCAGGCATCTGCGGCGGACGCGACGACGATTCCGTCCCGGCCGCGTCGGGCGCGGCATCGCATCGAGGAAGCCCGCGGCTATCAGCTCGATGGCCAGGCGGAGGCCGCCCTCGCCGCTCTCGGCAAGGCGCATGAGGCGGCACCGGAGACCGTCCGCTACAACGGCTACGCGCGGCGCATCGTGCTGGAGGAGACGGAGTCGAAGAGCCCGGCGCAGCGTCGTCGTGCCAGTGAACTGGCCGTGAAGTTGGGGGTATTGGCGGCGTGAACAGAGGGGTACAAACTGTGCCCCTTCACGCTTCTTCGGGGTCCTACGGTCGGTCGTTCCTCGTACGACTGACGAGGACCCCCGCGGCCGCATGCAGGGCGGCCCGGGGGCATGGCCAACCTGAGGAAAGCAGGTCGACATGCCGGACTG
The sequence above is a segment of the Streptomyces lydicus genome. Coding sequences within it:
- a CDS encoding helix-turn-helix domain-containing protein — translated: MTSDATPDPFAEPVVFGQRMQILRTRRGMSRTVLAGLLGKSPSWVKQVEGGRLQMPKLPTILRIAEALRVGDLADLTGDQSMSVGLFAGPGHARLPQVRAALDAFPLTAREEAPTPRHLRERLTRAWRARHSSPNHREVIGALLPSLLRDAQLAVLQADSARERRAAQGLLSEAYSLSQFFLAYQPDASLLWRVVERGMIAAQESEDPHVIGMAAWLATQAHRDSGHGHFEAADAVNLEALRYLEAFLPEASDDVLAIAGALQFEGGYTAARRGETGTAWRYWDTARAVAERLPADYYHPMTSFSRAVIGAHAVTVAVELHAGAESVRQASAADATTIPSRPRRARHRIEEARGYQLDGQAEAALAALGKAHEAAPETVRYNGYARRIVLEETESKSPAQRRRASELAVKLGVLAA